TTTCAAGCAGCGGATGATCTCATTTTTGCTTTTGCCGACTAGCGCTTCTTACGAAGCCTCAGCTGAGTCAGGCCAACGCCAGACAGGATGATCCCTGCACCTATGTAGGTGCTGAAACTCAGGGTTTCGTTCAGCAGAATGACTCCCAGAAGAATAGCCCAGAGAGGTACGATGTAGGCCACGAGGCTCATGAATATGGGGCCCGCGGATCGGATCAGCACTACGCGCAGCAGAAAGGCCAAACCAGTAGGGAGTATACCGGCGTAGAGCAGCGCCCATGTCGCCCGCTCACTGGTGATCTCTGGCATTCCTTCCAGCAGGAGCGCGATCGGCGTCAGTGCAATCGTTCCCGCCGTTAGCATTCCCGCAGTGAATGCCATTGGAGGGATCGGCGGCGCGCGGCGGATCAGAATGGCACCGACCGAATAGCAGAGCGCCGCCAATCTTTGCCACAACAGTGCCGCCTGAGACTTGTCCAGCCAAAACCTCAGGCAGGATCAGAACCAGAAGTCCCACGAACCCAAGGATGACGCCCGCGATCCGGCGCGGACCTATCTGTTCGTCCGGAACGAAGATATACGCAAGGAGCAGCACGAATATAGGGGAAGTGCCCATTGTGATACCAGCAAAGGCTGAGGGTACTCGCTGTATCCCCCAGGCCAGAAGGCTGAATGGCAAAGCGAAGTTCAAAATCCCCAAAAGCAGGATGAAGCACAGGGCTTTTGGGTTGTTGATCGCCAGATCTGCCGGACGAGTGACGGCGACGACGGCCAGAAGCGCCAGCGCGCCGATACCGATGCGGCCAGCAGCGACGGTGAAGGGACCGTATTGCTCTAACGCCACAGCCATTGACATGAACGCGCCTCCCCACACGAAGCTGAGGAACAAAAGGACCGCCCAGTTTCGGGAGGCGGGTGAATTGTGGACGGCTTCTGTCATTTCTTGGCAATCGGTTGGTGATTGTTGTCCTTATAATCCTTTTGCATGTCAGCTGCCAGCCCCGGCATTCTGGGCTGTGCCCTTTTCTACCAAACTGTGCCCATTGCAGCATCGCTTCCGCGCCATCACCCACATCTATCTAGACAGACAGCCTTAAAACTTTATAGATGGGGCCAATCTTGGATCCTGTACAGGCCGACCTCAAAGCGTCCATCGGGGCGGTCAAACTCAAAGAGGTTGCTTTGGCTGATCTCCGTCGCGAAGGCGCCCTCCTCCAAGCATTCGCGTACTAATGAGTAATACGACTAAGCGTTTATTCGCTAGGCCCTTTGGGCTGTCTGGGGCACAACTGGGGCACAAACCATGCTTAGCGGAGATCAATCAGAGCTATGCGGAAATCGTTGCACAAGCAGAGGCACGACTGAGGGCAAACCCTGATCTGGGTAGTCCGCCAACAATCACAATTCCACAGCTCAAACTTGAAAGGCTGACAATCCAGGGGCAAATCACGATGGCGGATTTGGCTCAAACCTACCTCACCCAACGATCACAAGAGCTTAAGCCTGGCAGCTTCAAGTCGATCCGTTTCAGTCTCGGACTGCTGACCTCCCTCTTTGGCAGCAAGAGGATTGGGGATTTAAGCCTCTCCAACGTTCAAGAATTCCTCGCTCTTCTGTCCTGCCTCAACCCTGATGTCACCAAGAGCACCGCACGCAAGGTGATCTTGAGGCACATGATCGTCAATCGAGAACTCATAAAACAACGAGCCTTGCGCCTCTTGCTTCGGTCCTAACATCGTCAATCTCCCGCATTTACAGGTAAATTGAATCAGTGATAGCACTTCAAATCAACAAGAGTTTTTCAACAAAATTGACTTCAACAAGGGTTTGCTTGACCCCATTTGAGAACGCTACAAGAAATTTCTTATCGCCGCTCTTTTGGTCTGCCCATAAAACTGATAAATCACTCATATTGCGTATATGCACTTTGGAGGCGGAACATGGAACGTGTGAATTTCACCCAGATGAAAGATGGCACGAAGGAAGAATATGAATTCCTGACGGCTCACGAGATCGACTATACCAAAGGTACTGCGGACCGATTGATGCACGCTCTTGAGCATCTTGATGAGGGCCTTTCGGGATATCAAATCACCCGCTTAGGGCATTCGGCGCAAGCTGCGACCCGCGCTTGGCGCGATGGGGCGGACATCGATTGGGTCGTATCTACACTTCTGCATGACATTGGGGATATTTTTGCACCGTACAATCATGATGAATATGCCGCGACCATCCTGAAGCCGTTCGTGCGCGAGCAATGCCGCTGGTGCGTCGAAACCCATGGTGATTTTCAGATGCTGTATTATGGGCAACATCTCGAAGGATTCGATCAGAACAAGCGTGAACGTCATCGGGGTGCTAAATATTTCGACGACTGTGCGGAGTTCTGTGAACGATGGGACCAGACCAGTTTTGACCCTGATTATGACACGCTGCCGCTCTCATTTTTTGCGCCTATGGTGCGAGACGTGTTCGCACGGAAACCCTACGATCCAGAGGTCATGCAGGCCGCGGACCAACCTCTGACAGTGCCACAAACCGCAGCTGAACGTGCGGTTAAATAGTCCCTCTTCAGGCTTTGAATATATCCTTTCAAGGTGGACCTCGTGCGGGTTCATGGCAATAGGCAGAAGTGCCAAGGTCAAGACCTATCCCAAGCGGCTACCGCAGCATCGAACGGCAGCAACGAGTCCACTTTGACTGATGCTGCCGTTGTACAAATGTCTGCTATGCGTTCGATGAAAGCTGATCAGTTTAAAATCGTTTCCATTGCCCCCTCTACCAATACTGGCAGACCCTAATTGGCGGGCACGATACTCGGCATCTCGTATGCCTTGAACGCTTCAACGTCAGGGCGGTAGGCGCGAAGTAGAAAGCTCCAGCCATCGTCGGGGGTTGCAACGTAATTGGGGGCCAACTTCCGGCAATCTTCGGCGCCAAAGGCTACCTTGAAAGAACCATCATCGTTGGTGGTGACACCGCGGCTGGAACTCACGATGTTATCTGTATTGGTCATCAGATATTTTTCGGGTCCGTACATCGTGATCGAATAAAACGCTTTGACTTCAACTTTGGGAAAAGTCGCCGTGTAGCACGTTCCGCCCTTGGCGTCCTTGGGACCACCACTGGCGTACATGGCGTTCTCGTTGGCCGAAAGGCCCCATGCGCCAGCCGTGACATAGGTGAAAAATTGCCAGTCCTTGACGTCCTCAACACGTTTCACCATCGCACCGAATGAGTTCGGGAGTTTGGAATACTGAACCAACAGGGCATTGCGCACTGTCGTAAGCGTTTTCTGGTCAACATCGGGTAGCTTACCGCCTGTCGCCGCGCCGGTGATCTTGTATTTCGGCTGATACTCTTTCGTTATCTTTGCAACGTCTTCCGCTGTGCCGTCGGTTCCCATTCGGACACCAACCGCAACAAAATCTGTGGCAAAGTCACTGGCCCTATAGGTCTGTGTGCCACCGCCATAGACGTAAAATGGCGTCATGTGATCTTCGGTGATGATCTGGGTCGCAATGAAACGGTCCCCCACCTCCGGCAATTCCAGCGTAAAGCCATCTTTGGCGTTCACCACGGCGATTGAATAGACCGTATCGAGGTTCGGCGACACGACCCAATGGTCGGCGGCTTTGGTCAGTCCTTGAAAGTTGAAAAACTCGTTCATGCTCGAGCGGCCAAGGAAGTCCGCAAAGAACGAGTTGCTTTCCGCGTTGATGTATTCGGCGGGGCTCATGCCGTAATCCCTTGGATTGGTTGCCCATTTCGAGCTGTCGATATCTGGAATTTCTGCGGCGGCGGCACCGGCAATTGCAGCGAATACGGCGGATGTCAGGAGAGTTTTCATTGTGAATAACCTTTGGCTTAATGTTATTAATGCTAGGTGGAGGAGAGTCGTCCCTCAGAGTCAATTGGTCACGTGCTCATAAGCTGGTGGCTTCCAATCTCCAATTGACGCTTCTGCCGTAGTGGTGCCCTGAGCGGGAACCGCCGGCGCAAAGAAGTCAGCGGATATCACAACCGCAGCAAATCTGAGTTTTGATAAGCACGCGGTAAATATCCCATTAGATTTCTTTTTACTAAATATTCTTCGCAAACACGCGGGTCAAGTGCATAGAGGAGGCTCCAGCCTCTACGAACGACCGCTTCCGACAGTCCGTGTCGAAAGGCCCAAATTTTAGATTTCAATAGCTTCAGCGATAGCGAACGCGTCTTCGAGCTCGCCTCCCAAATATCGAACGGTGCTGTCCATTTTCGTATGCCCCAGCAGAAGTTGAACGGCGCGCAGGTCATGCCTTGTCCCAAGTCCGCGCAATACCTCGTGTTGTAGTTCGTCTCCAAGTGCCTGTTGTGCTTCGGGCAAGCTGTCACGCAGCAACCGAGTTCCGGTGGATGCTTGATGATCAAAGCTCGGCGTTTCCAGCCGGATGATCTTACACCGATCCAGAAAGGCGGTAGGCATCCGGTCGATTGAGTTGGTGGTTATGATCCAGCGCACTCCAGTCAGATTGAAAGGGATTTGATAAAACGGGCATACCCAGGCGCGGGCTGTTGTCGGTTCAATCATGCTTTTCAGCACTTCGAAAGCGCGGGGCAGTCTACTGCCGCTACTGGTCATTACTTGATCGGGGATTTTGTCGACCTCAACTAGGATTACCAGTGGGTTCGCGATCCGATCATGCAACATTGAAGTCTTTCGGCCATTTGTAGTAGATGCCTTGCGAAATACCTTCTCGCCAGCACAGCTCAGCAATGCTGTCTTCGCCGCGTGGCCCGTCAAAAACGATCCTGATCTTCTCCTCAGAAGAATACTGTTTGCGGGTGGCCCGCTTAATATCCTTGCCGATCTTCTCGCCAGGACTTTTCCGTGCTCTAGTTGTTTGTCTCATTTTCCACTCCTTGGTGGTTATGATGAGCCAAAAACTCTCTCTAATCAAATTACCCTGTATGCACCCATAGGCGTTGACGTCAGACACTTTGTTACTCCTTTTACTTTTGGTCAACTCCCGCTGATTTGAAGTCGGATTGAAAACGACCGTGGTGTGGCATCATCATCTTTTTATTGCTAATTTGGCCCCTGGAACTAAGATTAATCCCCATACCTAAGTTCTCAATTGTCATTATATATTCCAGCCGTATTGCGAGGCATAAATTGAGCAGTGATAAAACCCGCGATGCCCTGTCGCGAACACCCTTGGATACCGGAGGGCAAAGCTTGGTCCCCATGCCCAAGCCTTCACTGGCTCCATCCCCTTGGCGTAAAAAGCGCGTTGTGGTCTTTGCCATCGCGATCGCGGCACTTGCCTTGATCTTGACGTGGTGGGAATTTAGCGGTGTGAGCGGCGCGCCTACGGTTGCCGTTGAAATACTCGCACCCGGCCCCGTAACGCGGATTTTGGCCGTGAGTGGGCGGACTGCGACAGACATCAGTTCGGATATCGTGCCATCGGTGACCGCGCGTGTAATGTCCGTTCACGTGAATGAGGGCGACGTCGTCACTACAGGCGATCTCTTGTTGGTGCAGGACGATACGAAACAAAAAAACAACGTCCGACAGGCGATGGCTGCGCTCGACGCTGGAATTCTATCCCAGCAGAGCGCACTGGAAGATCGTGATCGCGCAATCGCCCTTGGTACGAGGGTTGCGAAAGTTGTCGTCTCGGACGCCGAGCAAGCACTGGCATTGGCCGCGTCCGAAGTGGAGCGGTTAAATGCGGCACTTGATCAGGCAAATATTGATTTGCGCGACTACCGGTTAACCGCACCGATCAACGGTGCTGTGCTCAGTAGGTCGGTCGAGGTGGGGGATCTGGTCACGCCGTCCTATGTCTTGATGCGCCTTGCAAATGCTGATGATTTACATGTCGAAGTTCAGATTGATAAAATCTACGCCAACGAAATCCATGTGGGCCAGCGCTCCCAGTTACAGCTTGCCGGACACGATGAGATTGAAACGGGAGCTGTTTCCTTTGTAGCATCGGAAGTGGATGAGCTGACGGGGAGCTTGCGGGTCAAACTCTCCTTCGACACGCAGCCCAAAACTCAGATCGGTCTGACAACCGTAGCAAATATTCTGATCGACGAGGCTTCTGATGTCTTAACCGTTCCGCGCAGCGCGTTTGTCAATACTGGTGCTGGCTCGGCCGTTTTTGTCCTGCGCAACGGGCAGGCCAGCCTAAGACCGATTACCTATATCGATTGGCCCGCAGATCGCGTTCAAATCACGTCCGGCCTGTCTCGGGGAGATATGTTGGTCCTCTCGCCTGAGGGTGTCAAAGACGGTCAGGCTCTGACCCTTCAAGACGACATGACCGAAAGGGATTGAGCAGATGCGCTATGGCCTGAAAATTGCGATCCGTTACCTGACCTCAAACCTTTTCCAGACGGGGTTGTTGGTGTTTGGCGTGGCCACGGCTGTGTTTATTTTTATCTTTATGAGTGCATTGATTGGCGGTCTCGCCGATCTTATGGTGAACAACACACTTGGAAGTCTTGCCCATGTGACAATCACCACAGACGACAGAGATCTTCCGCTTCTTGCGCCGTCATCGGAGGGGACCGTCCTTCTCGCGCGGCAGAAATCCACTCGTGTCGAAGTAGGGATACTCAATGCCGCGCAACTGCTCTCGGTGATCGAAAAAATCCAAGGTGTTGCGCACACCTCCCTCCATATCAACGAGGGGGCCGTCCTGCTGCGGGGGGAGCGGACGCGACAGGTGAGTGTCACTGGACTGGAACCCGACCGCGTGACGGCAATTGTGCCGTTTGACACATACTTGTTGCAAGGATCGCTCGCACTGACGGGAGACGGGGTATTGATCGGCGCAACTTTAGCCCAAGAGTTGAGCCTATCGGTTGGCGGTCGGGTTACAATGCGCACCAACAGCGGAAACACAATTGCGCTGCATGTCACTGGAATTTTTTCCTCTGGCATGGGACAGGTCGACTCTGCGTCGGCATTTCTGGATATAGGCACGGCCCGCAGCTTGTTTGATAAACCTAACGCCGTGTCTCGGATCGAAGTGAAGCTTGATGATCTCTATGATGCAGACCGGGTCGCCGAGCGGATTAACGCCACGACAGGGCTCAACGCCGAACCCTGGACATCATCCGCCAAGCAGCTCTACGATGGCCTGAAGGCCCAATCGAATACGGGCCTAATCCTGAAAACATTCGCATTGATCACCATCGTGATCGGCATCGCGTCGTCGCTTATGTTGTCGACTTATCGCAGGCGGCCCGAGATTGGCATCATGCGAGCCATGGGCGCGCCCCAAGGATTTATTCTTTTTGTATTTGTGTCTCAAGGCGTGATCATCGGGCTGGTTGGTGGTGTTTTTGGTTCTATCTTGGGGCTGGTTGTCCTAACCCCCCTGACACCGACAGGCGAAGTTCAACCGGGACAACTTCCAATCGACGTGGCGCAAGGATCGCTCGGCCTTGCAATTGCGCTCACGGCCATCGCGGCAACGCTTGCGGCGATCTTGCCGGCGCGTGCCGCGTCTCGGATCGATCCCGTGGAAGCTATAGGACAATGACCCAGTTCAAGCCGCCCGTTGGTCCGCTTTTGGAAATGCGCGATCTGATAAAAACATACGGTGAAGGGGAGACCGCCACCCGCGTTTTGAAGGATTTGAATTTGACCCTGCCGCGTGGCAAAATGATTGCCCTTCTTGGCGCTTCGGGCTCAGGGAAAAGCACCTTACTCAACATTCTTGGGACCCTTTTAAGACCGAGTTCGGGGTCCTTTACAATGATGGGGCAGGACCTGTTTGGCGCTGATGACGCAACTTTGACGGATTTTCGCAACCTTCATATCGGTTTCGTGTTCCAGTTTCATAACCTGTTGACGGATTTTACGGCACTGGAAAACGTGCTTTTCCCAACAGCAGTGCGAGAAGGCACCGAACGCCCAGAAGCGCGTCGCCGCGGGACTGAGCTGTTGGAGCTTGTCGGATTAAGTGACCGGGTGAACTTTCGAGCCAGCAAGCTTTCAGGGGGTCAGAAGCAACGCGTTGCCGTCGCGCGCGCTCTGATGAACAAACCCGAATTGATCCTCGCTGACGAGCCGACGGGCAATCTTGACAGCGTCTCAGCCAAACAAGTGATGGACTTGTTCATGAAGATTAACGCAGAGGAAAACACAACTTTTTTGATTTCCACCCATGATGAAAAAATCGCGGCCCTGTGTTCAGAGCAAATTGAAATTAGGGACGGAAGACTCGTCGAGTGAAGCGGTGCCATCAGAAATTTACTTGTGCTATACGCGCCTCACAGGTGCTGAGAAACAGGAGGTACACCCATGGTTGAGCCAGAAACATTTACGTTCCTAACGGATCTCGGGCAGAACAACCGCAAAGTCTGGCTGGATGCCCACCGCGACGCGCGCGATGACGCCCTGCGCAATTTCGCAGGCATTGCCATGACACTGCACGACTACGCGCATCGCTTTGATCCCTTCGTCGCTGAGGCCGTATGCAAACCAAAACAAAGCTACACCAAGTTATACCAAGAGCCGCGCGACCGCATTGGACGTGCTCTGTACCGCTCTGGTGTGGATGTTTTTGCCAACGCAGGTCATCCCTCAGAAGACTTCGGATACTATCTCCATATTGAGCCAGGAAACTGCCACGCAGGTGCAGCCCTTTTTCAACCCTCTAAGCCAGCGCTCGCACGAATGCGATCCCGTTTGGTCGATGATCCGGAAGGCCTGACTGACGTCTTGGCAGACGCTGCGTTTAAGAAGACTTTTCCAGAGGGAGTGGTCACGCGAAAGACATTGAACGCTGTGCCGGACGGCTTTGTGAGTGGCGATCCAGCCGAGCCTTATTTGAAAATGGTTGGCCTCGGATGCCGCAAAGACCTGACGGATGCGCTCCTGCTCGACGATGAAGTAATAGATCTGCTCATCGAGATATTTCGCGCCAGCACACCGTTGGTGCGCTATTTCGATTGAAGGCGTGCAAAAGAGTTTGCTGTCCTTCATGGCGCTGCGCGTTAGCATCATCTTGCTCTATCGGAGATGCAGGTTTTTCTCAGGGAAGTTTGTCGTTGCCTTTGGGGCAGAGGTTGATGTCATGGCCGAGGACGACACGCGGCGAACTTTTCGAATTGTAGGAGAGGACGAAGCCGACCCAGCTCACGGCCTTATCGCTCCCTACTCACCTCTTGGTGATGCCCTGCTTAGTGCCGAACTCGGCAGCATCGTCGAGTGGCGCAAACCTGCCGGCACAGTTGACCTAGTGATAGTTGCGATACGGTTTCCATAGAAAACACCAGCTGGGTGAGCGCACGCAATCCGGTTTTTGATTGCCTTGCTTTGGCAAGTTGCATGCGGTTCCAAACACGTAGCCTCACGGACCAATCCGGTTTTGGAGACACTTTCTTGCATAATTTTGCAGCAAAGGGATGACTATAGGAAACGCAAAATTCAGTGATGGTTTCAAACGAGATGCAGCGCATCGAATAACGGCTCGTCACAATGAGGCCCAAACTCACCCCACCTCAAAAATCGCAGTTCATCTAGCGCTTGCACGCGATGAAAGGTGGCGAACGCGATTGAACGCACTATATATTCAGTGATGTAAACAAATAGGATACCAAGAATGACTCACCAAGGCTCCACAGTTGATCCAGACGGTTTGGCGGAATTTTCAGTCGTGTTTACGGACCGATCTCTCAACCATATGTCTAAATCCTTTCAACGCGTTATGAATGATATTTCTGGTATGTTGAAATCCGTTTATGCGGCGCAAGGTGTGGCGCTCGTCCCTGGTGGCGGCACCTACGCGATGGAGGCTGTTGCACGTCAGTTTGTCAACAATCGCAAAGCTTTGGTCATTCGGAACGGGTGGTTTTCTTATCGCTGGACGCAGATATTTGAAGCGGGCGATATCCCCGCCTCGTCCACCGTCCTTAAGGCACGCCGCACAGGTAATCACCATCAAGCCCCCTTCTCTCCCCCGTCGATTCAGGATGTGGTTAAGACTATTTTGGATGAGCAGCCAGACGTGGTTTTTGCGCCCCATGTCGAGACATCTTCCGGCATCATGCTCACCGAAGATTACATTCGCGAGATCACAACGGCCGTTCATTCCTATGGCGGCATGTTTGTCCTCGACTGTATCGCTTCGGGTACTGTTTGGCTTAACATGGAAGACCTCGGCATCGACGTTCTGATATCCGCGCCGCAAAAAGGCTGGAGTGCTTCACCCTCCTCAGGCTTGGTTATGATGGCCGATTTGGCGATAGAGCGCCTTGGGCAAACGCAAAGCACCAGTTTTGCCTGTGATTTGGCGAAATGGTTTCAAATCATGCAGGCCTATGAAAACGGCGGCCATGCCTATCACGCGACGATGCCAACTGACGCATTGGTTAAGTTTCGCGATGCGATGTTGGAAGCCAAGGATATCGGTTTTGACACGTTGAAATCCAATCAGCTAGAATTGGGAGTAAAAACGCGTGAACTTTTGGTTGCGAACGGTTTCCCAAGTGTTGCCGCTGAAGGATTTGCAGCGCCGGGAGTTGTGGTGTCTTATACCGATGATCCTGCCATCCAAAATGGTGCGAAATTTTCTTCACAGGGTATGCAAATTGCGGCCGGTGTTCCCTTGCAATGCGATGAGCCAGAAGATTTCCGAACATTCCGCCTTGGGCTTTTTGGTTTGGACAAATTGCAAGACGTTGACGGAGCCGTCGACAAAATCCGTACAGCACTTTCAAAGCTTAAATAGAGGTATGGGATAGTCTGAGACTCGAGCCTAAGGCCTCGGTTTAAAACCATGTTTGCTTCACACAACCGCACTCCAAAATCGGAAGTCCGGCGGTGTGGTGCTCACAAAACAGTTACATCGCAACACTCATTGAACCAGATTCTTCGTCCAGGTCAAAGGTGCTAACACGGCCGCTGAAAGTGTGGATACTGGATTTATCAAATCGGTTCAAAGATTGCCGTGTGAACGTTGCGATAACTTTGACCAGAAGATCGCAGAAAGAACGGGCTGTAGCTTGACACCGTAATGCGCCTCCCCATCTTGTGGTTCGCCACAATAGTTTCTCGGGCGATCATCAGGTGAACACAGCGGCAACCAAATCGCAGCCTGAAGTGCAGCATCATCGTCTCGACGCGACTGATACCGCACCGACGATCGGTCGAATTGTAAAACATCACACGCCCGCCGCTGGCTCACACCATGCGCCTCGCACAAGTGGACCACGGCATTCCGCTTTGCTGCGGGCGTCACCATTTTTTGAATTGATGTCTCGGCACATTGCGTTGCCCAACACCTCAAGCACAAAACCTGGCCCAATCACCGCAACTACCCCAAACACCAGCAACCTCACCTAGGCCAAGAACGTGAAATTCCGCTGCACGATGGCCTTTTGCCATATTTCCCAACGAAGGGGCCATATTTTTAAGGGTTGGGGAGTTCGCGACCGTGACGGGGGCGGTGACGGTCAACCTCAATCGGGCTTAATCAAACGAGGCTACCGACGGCCACATCCGCTGCGGTCATTCTCAAATCCGCAAGGATCACGGCTTGACCCGACAGGGCCGCGTCAAACATGAATGCGCGGCTTTCGTACGCGATAACTCTCTCAGGATTGGCAAGTTTCGACCC
This Falsihalocynthiibacter arcticus DNA region includes the following protein-coding sequences:
- a CDS encoding aminotransferase class V-fold PLP-dependent enzyme; its protein translation is MTHQGSTVDPDGLAEFSVVFTDRSLNHMSKSFQRVMNDISGMLKSVYAAQGVALVPGGGTYAMEAVARQFVNNRKALVIRNGWFSYRWTQIFEAGDIPASSTVLKARRTGNHHQAPFSPPSIQDVVKTILDEQPDVVFAPHVETSSGIMLTEDYIREITTAVHSYGGMFVLDCIASGTVWLNMEDLGIDVLISAPQKGWSASPSSGLVMMADLAIERLGQTQSTSFACDLAKWFQIMQAYENGGHAYHATMPTDALVKFRDAMLEAKDIGFDTLKSNQLELGVKTRELLVANGFPSVAAEGFAAPGVVVSYTDDPAIQNGAKFSSQGMQIAAGVPLQCDEPEDFRTFRLGLFGLDKLQDVDGAVDKIRTALSKLK
- a CDS encoding efflux RND transporter periplasmic adaptor subunit produces the protein MSSDKTRDALSRTPLDTGGQSLVPMPKPSLAPSPWRKKRVVVFAIAIAALALILTWWEFSGVSGAPTVAVEILAPGPVTRILAVSGRTATDISSDIVPSVTARVMSVHVNEGDVVTTGDLLLVQDDTKQKNNVRQAMAALDAGILSQQSALEDRDRAIALGTRVAKVVVSDAEQALALAASEVERLNAALDQANIDLRDYRLTAPINGAVLSRSVEVGDLVTPSYVLMRLANADDLHVEVQIDKIYANEIHVGQRSQLQLAGHDEIETGAVSFVASEVDELTGSLRVKLSFDTQPKTQIGLTTVANILIDEASDVLTVPRSAFVNTGAGSAVFVLRNGQASLRPITYIDWPADRVQITSGLSRGDMLVLSPEGVKDGQALTLQDDMTERD
- a CDS encoding ABC transporter ATP-binding protein, whose amino-acid sequence is MTQFKPPVGPLLEMRDLIKTYGEGETATRVLKDLNLTLPRGKMIALLGASGSGKSTLLNILGTLLRPSSGSFTMMGQDLFGADDATLTDFRNLHIGFVFQFHNLLTDFTALENVLFPTAVREGTERPEARRRGTELLELVGLSDRVNFRASKLSGGQKQRVAVARALMNKPELILADEPTGNLDSVSAKQVMDLFMKINAEENTTFLISTHDEKIAALCSEQIEIRDGRLVE
- a CDS encoding DUF2461 domain-containing protein; translated protein: MVEPETFTFLTDLGQNNRKVWLDAHRDARDDALRNFAGIAMTLHDYAHRFDPFVAEAVCKPKQSYTKLYQEPRDRIGRALYRSGVDVFANAGHPSEDFGYYLHIEPGNCHAGAALFQPSKPALARMRSRLVDDPEGLTDVLADAAFKKTFPEGVVTRKTLNAVPDGFVSGDPAEPYLKMVGLGCRKDLTDALLLDDEVIDLLIEIFRASTPLVRYFD
- a CDS encoding DMT family transporter, whose product is MRRAPPIPPMAFTAGMLTAGTIALTPIALLLEGMPEITSERATWALLYAGILPTGLAFLLRVVLIRSAGPIFMSLVAYIVPLWAILLGVILLNETLSFSTYIGAGIILSGVGLTQLRLRKKR
- a CDS encoding ABC transporter permease, producing the protein MRYGLKIAIRYLTSNLFQTGLLVFGVATAVFIFIFMSALIGGLADLMVNNTLGSLAHVTITTDDRDLPLLAPSSEGTVLLARQKSTRVEVGILNAAQLLSVIEKIQGVAHTSLHINEGAVLLRGERTRQVSVTGLEPDRVTAIVPFDTYLLQGSLALTGDGVLIGATLAQELSLSVGGRVTMRTNSGNTIALHVTGIFSSGMGQVDSASAFLDIGTARSLFDKPNAVSRIEVKLDDLYDADRVAERINATTGLNAEPWTSSAKQLYDGLKAQSNTGLILKTFALITIVIGIASSLMLSTYRRRPEIGIMRAMGAPQGFILFVFVSQGVIIGLVGGVFGSILGLVVLTPLTPTGEVQPGQLPIDVAQGSLGLAIALTAIAATLAAILPARAASRIDPVEAIGQ
- a CDS encoding HD domain-containing protein produces the protein MERVNFTQMKDGTKEEYEFLTAHEIDYTKGTADRLMHALEHLDEGLSGYQITRLGHSAQAATRAWRDGADIDWVVSTLLHDIGDIFAPYNHDEYAATILKPFVREQCRWCVETHGDFQMLYYGQHLEGFDQNKRERHRGAKYFDDCAEFCERWDQTSFDPDYDTLPLSFFAPMVRDVFARKPYDPEVMQAADQPLTVPQTAAERAVK
- a CDS encoding GreA/GreB family elongation factor; translated protein: MQKSLLSFMALRVSIILLYRRCRFFSGKFVVAFGAEVDVMAEDDTRRTFRIVGEDEADPAHGLIAPYSPLGDALLSAELGSIVEWRKPAGTVDLVIVAIRFP
- a CDS encoding DMT family transporter, which gives rise to MSMAVALEQYGPFTVAAGRIGIGALALLAVVAVTRPADLAINNPKALCFILLLGILNFALPFSLLAWGIQRVPSAFAGITMGTSPIFVLLLAYIFVPDEQIGPRRIAGVILGFVGLLVLILPEVLAGQVSGGTVVAKIGGALLFGRCHSDPPRAADPSNGIHCGNANGGNDCTDADRAPAGRNARDHQ
- a CDS encoding DUF1214 domain-containing protein: MKTLLTSAVFAAIAGAAAAEIPDIDSSKWATNPRDYGMSPAEYINAESNSFFADFLGRSSMNEFFNFQGLTKAADHWVVSPNLDTVYSIAVVNAKDGFTLELPEVGDRFIATQIITEDHMTPFYVYGGGTQTYRASDFATDFVAVGVRMGTDGTAEDVAKITKEYQPKYKITGAATGGKLPDVDQKTLTTVRNALLVQYSKLPNSFGAMVKRVEDVKDWQFFTYVTAGAWGLSANENAMYASGGPKDAKGGTCYTATFPKVEVKAFYSITMYGPEKYLMTNTDNIVSSSRGVTTNDDGSFKVAFGAEDCRKLAPNYVATPDDGWSFLLRAYRPDVEAFKAYEMPSIVPAN